A stretch of the Acidilobus sp. 7A genome encodes the following:
- a CDS encoding PadR family transcriptional regulator, giving the protein MNGQDKKGGVNKAINRLLINMTVRTLWIYVLATLREGPTYPYHLKKIIRQKFSFSPPTVTLYTVVYKLEKDGLIEKTPDGMYRITEEGANALDMGSRLLLDMAHRVSRLSASAVTVEEAKASSNEGPQ; this is encoded by the coding sequence TTGAACGGACAGGACAAGAAGGGGGGCGTTAACAAGGCGATAAACAGGCTCTTGATAAACATGACGGTGAGGACCCTGTGGATCTACGTCCTGGCAACGCTAAGAGAAGGCCCTACGTACCCCTACCACCTCAAGAAGATTATAAGGCAGAAATTTTCATTCAGCCCTCCTACAGTGACTCTTTATACTGTTGTCTACAAGCTTGAGAAGGACGGTCTCATAGAGAAGACTCCTGACGGCATGTATAGGATAACTGAGGAGGGGGCGAACGCCCTTGACATGGGATCCAGGCTTCTGCTCGACATGGCTCACAGGGTCAGTAGGCTCAGCGCCAGTGCCGTCACCGTAGAGGAAGCTAAGGCTTCCTCTAACGAGGGGCCTCAGTGA